A window of Cellulomonas wangleii genomic DNA:
CGCGTGCTGCGCGAGGCGCGCGACCGCGTGTTCGACCCTGAGCCCTTCGCGCCGCGCGGTGCCGGGTGGACGCTCGTCAGCTTCTCGGTCCCGGAGAGCCGCCGCGACGTGCGGCACCGCGTGCGCGCCCAGCTGGCGTGGGCGGGGTTCGGGCTGCTGCGCGACGGCCTGTGGATCGCCCCCGGTGAGGTCGACGTGGCGCAGGCGCTGGGCGGGGTCCGTGACGACGGTGACGGTCGCGACGACGACGTCGAGATCCTCGCGTTCCGCGCCCGCGAGGTGCCCGGCTTCTCGGCCGCGCGCAGCGTCCGGACCGCCTGGCGGCTGGACGCGATGCGCGCGCGGCACGAGCAGTTCCAGCAGCGCTGGGCGCAGGCGATCCGGGACGCGGCGCCGGACGCAGGCGCGGTCGCGGGTCCGGTGGGCGCGCACGCGCTGCGGGACGTCACGGCC
This region includes:
- a CDS encoding PaaX family transcriptional regulator; this encodes MPTPPDDALAPDGAAVRRRPEQLLLAFMGELMVAGEIGPLPASVLIGVLAELGVGEAATRAALTRMAGRGLLAPQRVGRTVSYGLTAQSERVLREARDRVFDPEPFAPRGAGWTLVSFSVPESRRDVRHRVRAQLAWAGFGLLRDGLWIAPGEVDVAQALGGVRDDGDGRDDDVEILAFRAREVPGFSAARSVRTAWRLDAMRARHEQFQQRWAQAIRDAAPDAGAVAGPVGAHALRDVTALVADWLDLLRAVPRLPVEHLAPDWPATRSVETFARLHAALAGPARDELARRLEP